Within the Glycine max cultivar Williams 82 chromosome 12, Glycine_max_v4.0, whole genome shotgun sequence genome, the region CACTGTATCATTCACTACAAATTTGTTCACTCTTTGTTTTCAGGTACGTGAATGATGATCAAGACATTCGCAAGTACTTTGCTGCCTTCCACCTGTATGATGCATTGCCTGCAGCTGTTCTTATTGATGATTTCGGAGATTTCTTTGACGACAAGTGAATGAATGGTAATTAATTGGcttcatttcatttctaaattctGTGGCAGTCAAAAAGGGTCTTGCAAGGGTTCTCTTGTCAGATACTCATACTCACCAGAGAGACTCCCCAAGGTTTCACTTCATCTATAAGAAATGGATACAAACCACTTTTACTATTAAAGGTTACCTCAGCTACCTCccatatcaattaattaataagttttttcttgaatgatatttgttaattgtCATAGTATCCGGTGTTGCAGAGGGGGACGTACCTGGATCATTTATAGTCAAAGATAGGAGTCATTCACCAACTGATCACACAACTACTATTAAAGCTGCAAAGTACTCCATAGCTCTTCAATATCTGGTTTTTCATGGAATTGTCGAAGATCAATTACAATAGACATTTACATGTAACTGAGACATATATTCTCTCGTTCCATTTAACAATTATTAATCAACAATATACTGAATTCCGATGCCCAGCATTATTAGTGTCAAATCTTGGGTTATGTGACATGCAGTGTAGAACAACCTGACCAGGTATCCCTGCTGCGAGTGTATCTACTACTTCTAtactttataaacaaaaaacatcTGCGGacactaaaatttatttgatatctATTATGAGAATAATGGATTATATGATGTGATAGATAGGAAAATAAAAGGTTATAAGAATTAACAAGGTGCTTGGTGAGAAAGAATGTTAGTGTATTATAACCTTTAAAACATCCTGCGGCAAAATGCAAAACTTAAAAGAAGAATCATTGGCCACAAGAACCGGATTATGGTAACAAAAAtgcttttgttaacatcagCTTTAGAGTAGTCTTAAgcaattaatttctttcatttaaaaatacttgttatactattatattaatatttctaaggtagtaattaatttttcctactatttttttaattacttaaaatcacttttaaagattaataacaataaaaccCGTAAAAAATACCACATCCCATCCCACATCAAAATATCACGTCTCTCCAAATTGATAATTTGCCAGTCAAAATGGCAACGGTACAAAGGCTACAACCATACAATTGAGTGGAAAATGTAACCAATCAACCAATAGAGTTGGCGAAATAATTATATGCAGGAGGTGCAATGTGAATTGGTCTTTTCTATCTCTGGTCGATGTAAGTGCAACAGTTATACTCTCTTAATTTCATATCACACGAGACAAAGAGCTTGATCCTCAAATACAAATAGTTTAGGCCAAAAGCATCTACTAGTCTGGAAAATGTTACTACATTTCAAAGAGAATACTAAATCTCATCTGTGAAAAATTTGGTTTAATCAATCAATAGTGTAGTATTGTCTGGACAGAACCATGGACACTCATTGCTTAAATAAACACGCATCAAGTGATAAAAAAGGGATCAAACATGGACAAAACAGCAACCAGTTCATAGTgaacttaaagaaatatattcataataatTCGAGATGTGCAAATTATCCATTTCCTTTGCTCCTTGTGAACCCTGGTGTCGATTTGTTCTAAGGTTTTCTGGCTAAAGTCTCTCCTCTTAGAGGGAAACAAAGCGGTCATGGGTATCCTCCTTCCGCTGTAGCTCCCCTAGGTATTCTGCCAGTCTCTCTTTATCGATCTGCCCCATCATCTGATACATAATTAAAGCAACTAGATTGTTAGGACTTTCACCAAAGGAAGTAAATCACCTCAAACAAACCTGACTACTTAATTCAACTTAATAAGTTATTTAACCTCTTAAGATAAACTGGTCTTCTATTCCAATCAAAGCCCAATCTTGTTGGTTACAGATGTAGGTTTAAAGTGATCATGCTGAAATAAAGGAATTAAAGacaatatctatatatatatatatatatatatatatatatacacacacacacacaaacacacaaatatACAAATCCTACACAAATAATTCGAAGGAAAGTTGAATCTCAAATCATGTACAATGTGGGATCAATGTTAGTACCAAATAGTACACCATGAATGAAGTTGCATCCTAATGGTTACTAACAACTGCTGGTTCATTTTCCATAACCCTCTCAGGTAATTTCCCTTTGCCACCTCTCTCACCCCTTCTATTTCACAGTTCACACATGTTTATTAGGTTTCCCTTTGTGTTTAAACTGTGATCCACAACCACAAATCTGCAATAATAACAGCAAGATCAAGGTTTCTGGGGATTCCGTAACTGCATCCCAACTGCAATTGCAGCTGTATCTACCACATTTATCCACAATTTTGCGCAATATTAAGGTCCACAATTAACTGCAACAGCAACCACAAAAATGGGGGTCTATCAAATAATGCCTCCCAACAGAGCCAACTTAGAAATCAGGAAACAGCACATGGATTGAATCAAATAATTGCAGACAACACAGAGCAGTTCATAACCCTCCCTGTGTACATGCTAAACAAATCCCCCTGCTTTAGGCTTATTAATCACATCTCACATAGGTTAAGGACCTTCTCCTAAGAACAAAGTAATCAATGGCATATAGTAGCACAGAGTGGCATATAGCAGTGTAGCGGATCAAGAATCAGCCAGCAGCCGCAAAAAATACTGAATTTAAAGTAGTTAATAAAACAAACTTAATGATCCTAATCCAGATAGTTTTAAGCTTtatacataaacaaataaataataataaaaagttattaccaAAACTGATAAATGCGGCATAGAACACCAATCTCCATCAAGAGAAATTAGGGAGGAAAGTGCTCAACATCCATGGAAGGGAAACTTGATTGTGTTAATTGCATTCCTCTAAGTAAACTTTTTGCTGTTTCTCTCTCCTGtaagaataatttaaatgattaaatgatTTGGAGAACCATGTTGTTTCAAACTGAAAGTTGAGTTGAATATTTAGACTCACCGGGCCAGTATAGTCCACAAGACGTGTACAGTAAACATCCGCTTCTTCAAATTTTTGCTGTTCTCTGTAATATTTTGCAAGATAGAGCAAAGCCTCAATCATTGTAGGTTCTTCTCTATCTTCAGATTCCATCCTCTCTAAATCCTTTTTGTAGTAAAATGCAGCCTCTTCAGTGTGCCCTAGCTCCGAGTGCAGCTTTGCTAGCTGATGCAGAGCAATTGCTTCTCTGTCATTACAATTTACTGCCCTTTTGTAACACTTTATTGCATCATCAAGCATGCGAAGTTGATCAGTTTCATAACACTGAGCCATTGCAATCCACAGCCGAGAATCATTTTGCTGCAATAATACAGATTTTTTGAAGTAATGAAGTGCATAAAAAGGCATGCCCATCATCTCATAGGCCTGTCCAAGTCCATACCAAGCACGGTAATCACACGAATCTATATCTACAGCTCGACGATAGGCATCCACAGCAGCAGGAGTGTTTTTCATCTCAACAAACTCATGACCCATGAGTGTCCAAgcagttaaataatttttgtccAATTTAAGGGCTCTCCTGAAATACACAACTGACTTCTCATGCTGCCCCTTTAAACTGTAATAATTCCCAATAATACAACAAGACTCAGGTTTGTATTTATCAGTCATGAATACTCTATGGGCAAGATAACTCAAACTAGCAGAACATTCCTTAGCATATAGCACATTGGAATACATGTCCATGTCTTCCACTCTATAAGGATCATTCTTCAACAGTTCTTCAAATATTGCTTCAACTTGATCAAATTCCCTCAAACTGTACTGGGCTTTGGCAATTTGTGCCTGTATGTAATTACTATAACCAAAGGTTCCTAGTAGATATTCATACTTGGACAGAGAGTCATTATACATCCTTAATTCTTGGTAAACACTGGCAAGGAAAAAGTCCTTCATCCAATGACTATTGAGATTAAGACTATTCAAGGTATCAACTTTTTTGCACAAGGATTGCAGCTCCGTCCAGGCATTCCAGTTCCAAGGGTAGCTATTCACAGATTCTACAAGAACAACACGTGCAAGGCTCTCATTGCCTTTCTGTTTGAGCACAAGACCAtataaatacaaacaaaaaggATCGGCTTGGCCATTCTTGTGAAGTGTTGACAACTCTCTCTCCAAAGAAACCAATTCATGATTGATAGCATCACTCTTACCCAAAGGCCCCTCAAGTTCTATCGTCTCTTCGTCTTTTCGCTTTTCTCCAGcctatagaaattaaaaaaagtatcggaaaatattaacatgtagcaatttaaaatgttttttttttgctgttgcACTAAAGTAAAAAGTGACAAGTAAGGCAGTAACATATATTGCTCTATCTCTGTCTCTCCATAGACAAGTAATTGCCCTAATTAAAAGATAATCATCAATGGTGACTCGTAAGACACAGATACACCCAAGTGAATGAACAATCAAATTCTCCATAATACCACATTAATACAAATGATGGGGGAAAAGAACATTCAACTCAAGAATGcatccaaactcaaaagtccAAGTTCCACTACCATTAACACGCAAAATCCCACTAATGAAAGTGCACATTCAATACAAAGCAGGAAACATTAAACTACTGACCAGATAGAGAGCATAACAGCGCAAGAACACCGATTTCCTTCCCATTTGATCGCGAAGAACATGAGCAGCTCTCTTATACTCACGGCAATCGAAATAGGACTTTGCCAGAAGGTAAAAATCACCATCTACAAGTTCATCCTCCTCCAACACAGGTGTGGCATCATAGGAAACACCCACGACCGGGGTAACCGCGGTCTCGTGTGTCCTGTACTTGCGGCGAATGCTTGAACTCCCACGATGGAACCTCGTATTCGAAGGAGTGAACTTAGCATTGTCTGCCTCAATACCCACCAACTGTTCTGCTGCCCTGAAACCACATTTTCGTGTCAGAATCAAACTACCCATTTGCGGAAATGGCACAGAAAAGCAAAGGGCAACTTCAAAGTCAAAACTTAAAGCTCAGGTTGAAAACCCCAAATTTTTCGAATTAGAGTTTTTGTGTTGTGTGTACCATTTAGAAGCAGAGTAGAGGCATCGATCGCCGAGTTGGCGAATGGCAATGCGAAGCTCGCTTCTGCAACTGTCTTTGGAACTCATTGCCTTCGCTTCCAATTGCTCTCTCCAGTCTCCCATGTCTTTCCCGCTCTCCTATTTCATTCCCTTCTACTGTCTCTTCTCTATTCCCACTTCTATCCGTtccagaaaaattaaaaataaaaggaaatgtaaagaaatatttttttttaagagaatagTTTATAGATTTGTATCAATAATGAAAAAGTTATCCTATAGGATAATTCAACTAACtaataatcaatcaattaaaaattattattaacacAACTTTTAATACAATTcttgttaaaattaataaatttatcattattaGAAAATAGTTTATAGATTTGTATCAATAATGAATTTTGTCTTACAACAAAAAGTTCTCATTGCCTTACTTTTTTAGCACAAGCAAGGCcgttttaaaattatctttcgATGCAAACGAGAGGCTCAAATGACTAaagcaaaccaaaaaaaagaaatatattttatagcgtgagaagaaaaaaaatcattgtcttTTAACGATAACTTCTACAAAAAcacctttaattttgttggcttttttaaaatgcatttaatttttaaattttgatttttttcaggCATTAAAGctaacaaaatttcaatttctaaaaaaaagtaaatgtttatttgcatgtaatattttatatttacatgtatttatgagtagagaaaatattttgtatgtaatgaaatataagtttaatggtcatacattaatattataaaataattttatattatcattcaatcatatcttttttatatgacttttaagataattattataaaaatcaataaatttattatatatgataaatttatattattagtgcataacttattttctcataaaatatattatttttactgaaATTGAGTGTCTATTTtcttatgaaatatattttatcatatgtGCATTTGTCTATTATTTTGTCATGAGTCCATAAAATGTTAGAATGGATCTTGAGCAAGAGCATCTAAATACAaatctatcatttttaattaattgattatgtaAAAAGTACACTAACTTTTTTTCACAAcgagaaataattaattaaattctttgttGCTTAATTTTGATTCcctcaaaatttaaatgaattagAGGGAATgataatttatacattaattgtAGGGAAGAAAGCATATATAAACTatcgattaaaatatatttataacacacatttttaaaataccatttaattataaactatCTTATGATGCagtattattaacttttataatatttgtttcaaaagttacatttaaaatcacttttaattggttgatatttattttgtacaatttaaatatatttacgtGGACAATAAAcgaaatttaaactaaattaattaagttaaaatatctttgataattttataatcacTGTAAGTATATAATAGtaaatttagtcttttatttactataactattcttaaatatttacttaatatCTATTTTATCATTCAACTTTTACGGTatctcaaataattattttataaagataaaaaatacttttatataatttaatattagagagattttatattttgacaGAATTAGAGAGATtatttaatatcataaaaaattagaaagctagatcaatatcaaatatttttttttaaaaaaatatattgttaatttagttttttttttaaatataaatatatgctttttttttacataatatacttttttttttatttcatcttatttttatattattttctttctatttctctctttcttttccatcACATTTTCCatttatctctatttttttcctt harbors:
- the LOC100783872 gene encoding anaphase-promoting complex subunit 8, with the protein product MGDWREQLEAKAMSSKDSCRSELRIAIRQLGDRCLYSASKWAAEQLVGIEADNAKFTPSNTRFHRGSSSIRRKYRTHETAVTPVVGVSYDATPVLEEDELVDGDFYLLAKSYFDCREYKRAAHVLRDQMGRKSVFLRCYALYLAGEKRKDEETIELEGPLGKSDAINHELVSLERELSTLHKNGQADPFCLYLYGLVLKQKGNESLARVVLVESVNSYPWNWNAWTELQSLCKKVDTLNSLNLNSHWMKDFFLASVYQELRMYNDSLSKYEYLLGTFGYSNYIQAQIAKAQYSLREFDQVEAIFEELLKNDPYRVEDMDMYSNVLYAKECSASLSYLAHRVFMTDKYKPESCCIIGNYYSLKGQHEKSVVYFRRALKLDKNYLTAWTLMGHEFVEMKNTPAAVDAYRRAVDIDSCDYRAWYGLGQAYEMMGMPFYALHYFKKSVLLQQNDSRLWIAMAQCYETDQLRMLDDAIKCYKRAVNCNDREAIALHQLAKLHSELGHTEEAAFYYKKDLERMESEDREEPTMIEALLYLAKYYREQQKFEEADVYCTRLVDYTGPERETAKSLLRGMQLTQSSFPSMDVEHFPP